The following are encoded together in the Juglans microcarpa x Juglans regia isolate MS1-56 chromosome 2D, Jm3101_v1.0, whole genome shotgun sequence genome:
- the LOC121249072 gene encoding cellulose synthase A catalytic subunit 2 [UDP-forming] has translation MMDTRGRLIAGSHNRNEFILINADENERIRSVKEFSGQICQICGDEVEITVEGELFVACNECAFPVCRPCYEYERREGNQACPQCKTRYKRIKGSARVEGDEEEDGIDDLDNEFDYGNLNGLGSQEVSEAMLSARLNTGRGYHSNASRIPTHSEHETSPLSSDIPLLTYGEEDSEISADQHALIVPPFMGHGNRIHSVPYTEPYVPLQPRPMVPKKDLAVYGYGSVAWKDRMEDWKKRQNDKLQVVEHQGVNDGGNFGGNELDDDPDLPMMDEGRQPLSRKLPIPSSKINPYRMIIILRLVILGLFFHYRLLHPVNDAYGLWLTSVICEIWFAVSWILDQFPKWYPIERETYLDRLSLRYEKEGKPSELASVDVFVSTVDPMKEPPLITANTVLSILAVDYPVDKVACYVSDDGAAMLTFEALSETSEFARKWVPFCKKFNIEPRAPEWYFSQKMDYLKNKVHPAFVRERRAMKREYEEFKVKINALVATAQKAPEDGWTMQDGTPWPGNNVRDHPGMIQVFLGHSDVCDVEGNELPRLIYVSREKRPGFEHHKKAGAMNALVRVSAVISNAPYLLNVDCDHYINNSKALREAMCFMMDPTLGKKVCYVQFPQRFDGIDRHDRYSNRNVVFFDINMKGLDGLQGPIYVGTGCVFRRQALYGFDAPAKKKPPSKTCNCLPKWCCLCCGFRKNKNVKTKVKKKKPKHREASKQIHALENIEEGMNESSTEKSSIMSQMKLEKKFGQSPVFIASTLLENGGVPQNVSPASLLKEAIQVISCGFEDKSEWGKEVGWIYGSVTEDILTGFKMHCHGWRSVYCIPKRPAFKGSAPINLSDRLHQVLRWALGSVEIFLSRHCPIWYGYGGGLKWLERFSYINSVVYPWTSIPLIVYCTLPAICLLTGKFIVPEISNYASLVFMALFISIAATGILEMQWGGVGIDDWWRNEQFWVIGGVSSHLFALIQGLLKVLAGVSTNFTVTSKAADDGEFSELYIFKWTSLLIPPTTLLIINIVGVVVGISDAINNGYDSWGPLFGRLFFALWVILHLYPFLKGLLGKQDRMPTIVLVWSILLASILTLMWVRINPFVSRDGPVLEVCGLNCD, from the exons ATGATGGACACGAGGGGTCGGCTCATTGCTGGTTCTCATAATCGAAATGAGTTCATTCTGATCAATGCAGATGAGAATGAAAGG ATAAGGTCTGTGAAAGAATTTAGTGGACAAATATGTCAGATTTGTGGGGATGAGGTGGAGATTACTGTAGAAGGAGAGCTCTTTGTTGCCTGCAACGAGTGTGCATTCCCTGTGTGCAGGCCTTGCTATGAATATGAGAGAAGAGAGGGCAATCAGGCTTGTCCTCAGTGTAAAACTAGGTACAAGCGCATCAAAG GTAGTGCTAGGGTTGAAGGCGACGAGGAAGAAGATGGCATTGATGATTTGGACAATGAGTTTGATTATGGAAACCTCAACGGTCTTGGTTCACAAGAAGTTTCAGAGGCAATGCTCTCTGCACGCCTTAACACTGGCCGTGGCTATCACTCTAATGCATCTAGAATACCTACACACTCAGAACATGAGACCTCTCCCCTTAGTTCTGATATCCCTCTACTGACCTATGGCGAAGAG GATTCTGAGATTTCTGCTGATCAGCATGCACTTATTGTACCCCCATTCATGGGTCATGGAAACAGAATCCATTCAGTGCCTTATACTGAACCATATGTACCAT TGCAACCCAGACCAATGGTTCCTAAAAAAGATCTTGCAGTATATGGGTATGGGAGTGTGGCTTGGAAGGACCGAATGGAGGACTGGAAGAAAAGGCAGAATGATAAGCTTCAGGTGGTAGAGCACCAAGGAGTCAATGATGGTGGAAATTTTGGTGGAAATGAACTAGATGATGATCCTGACTTGCCCAT GATGGATGAAGGCAGGCAGCCCCTTTCGAGGAAATTACCCATCCCTTCAAGCAAGATAAATCCGTACAGAATGATTATAATACTACGCCTTGTAATCCTTGgcttattttttcattatagaCTTCTTCATCCAGTTAACGATGCATATGGCTTGTGGCTGACATCAGTTATCTGTGAAATATGGTTTGCTGTATCATGGATTCTGGATCAGTTCCCAAAGTGGTACCCAATAGAACGAGAAACATACCTTGACAGGCTATCATTGAG GTATGAAAAAGAAGGGAAGCCATCTGAGTTGGCCAGTGTAGATGTCTTTGTGAGTACAGTTGATCCTATGAAAGAGCCTCCTTTAATTACTGCAAACACGGTTCTTTCCATTCTTGCGGTTGATTATCCAGTAGATAAGGTTGCTTGCTATGTCTCGGATGATGGTGCTGCAATGCTTACTTTTGAAGCGCTTTCTGAGACATCTGAATTTGCAAGGAAATGGGTTCCTTtctgtaaaaaatttaatattgagcCAAGAGCCCCCGAGTGGTATTTTTCACAGAAGATGGACTATCTGAAGAATAAAGTTCATCCAGCATTTGTTAGAGAAAGGCGGGCAATGAAG AGAGAATATGAAgagtttaaagttaaaataaatgcGTTGGTAGCCACAGCACAAAAGGCTCCTGAGGATGGCTGGACAATGCAGGATGGGACTCCATGGCCTGGAAACAATGTACGGGACCATCCTGGCATGATTCAG GTGTTCCTCGGCCATAGTGATGTTTGTGATGTGGAAGGAAATGAGTTACCTCGTCTGATTTATGTTTCCCGGGAAAAGAGACCTGGGTTTGAACACCACAAGAAGGCTGGGGCCATGAATGCTCTG GTACGGGTCTCAGCAGTTATCTCAAATGCTCCTTATCTTCTGAACGTTGACTGTGATCATTATATTAACAATAGCAAGGCACTTAGAGAAGCCATGTGTTTCATGATGGACCCCACATTGGGAAAGAAGGTTTGCTATGTGCAGTTTCCTCAAAGATTTGACGGGATTGATCGTCATGATAGATACTCTAACCGGAATGTTGTATTCTTTGAT ATCAACATGAAAGGCTTAGATGGTTTACAAGGACCCATATATGTTGGGACTGGATGTGTTTTCAGAAGGCAAGCACTTTATGGATTTGATGCACCTGCCAAGAAGAAGCCCCCTAGCAAAACCTGCAACTGTTTGCCAAAATGGTGCTGCCTATGTTGTGGCTTTAGAAAGAACAAGAATGTGAAGACAAAggtgaaaaagaagaaacctAAGCACAGGGAAGCATCAAAGCAGATACATGCacttgaaaatattgaagagGGAATGAATG AATCAAGCACTGAAAAGTCATCCATTATGTCGCAAATGAAATTGGAGAAGAAGTTTGGGCAGTCTCCAGTTTTCATAGCCTCCACGCTTCTGGAAAATGGTGGAGTTCCTCAGAATGTCAGTCCTGCATCACTCTTGAAAGAAGCCATCCAAGTCATCAGCTGTGGATTTGAGGATAAATCAGAATGGGGAAAGGAG GTTGGCTGGATATATGGTTCTGTAACTGAGGATATCCTGACTGGATTTAAGATGCACTGCCATGGCTGGCGGTCTGTGTACTGCATACCCAAGAGGCCAGCATTCAAGGGGTCAGCTCCTATCAACCTCTCAGATCGTTTACACCAGGTTCTTCGGTGGGCCCTTGGATCCGTGGAAATTTTCTTAAGCAGACATTGTCCAATCTGGTATGGCTATGGCGGCGGGTTGAAATGGTTGGAACgattttcatatataaactcTGTTGTTTATCCTTGGACATCCATTCCCTTGATTGTTTACTGTACTCTACCAGCCATCTGTCTTCTCACTGGGAAATTCATCGTTCCTGAG ATAAGCAACTATGCAAGCCTAGTATTCATGGCTCTCTTCATATCTATAGCTGCAACTGGAATCCTCGAGATGCAGTGGGGTGGTGTTGGGATAGATGACTGGTGGAGAAATGAGCAGTTCTGGGTTATTGGGGGTGTTTCATCGCATCTTTTTGCCCTCATCCAGGGTCTACTCAAGGTGTTGGCCGGTGTCAGCACAAACTTCACGGTTACCTCAAAAGCAGCAGATGATGGAGAATTTTCAGAACTCTACATCTTCAAGTGGACATCATTGTTAATCCCGCCCACAACTTTGTTGATTATAAATATAGTTGGGGTGGTGGTTGGGATCTCGGATGCCATCAATAACGGGTACGATTCTTGGGGTCCACTTTTTGGTAGGCTATTTTTTGCCTTATGGGTCATTCTCCACCTCTACCCCTTCCTCAAGGGATTACTCGGGAAACAAGATCGGATGCCAACCATTGTTTTGGTCTGGTCTATTCTGCTGGCCTCAATCTTAACTCTTATGTGGGTTCGAATCAATCCATTTGTGTCAAGAGATGGTCCTGTTTTAGAAGTTTGTGGGTTGAATTGTGATTAG